The Gemmatimonadaceae bacterium genome contains the following window.
AGGCACCCAGCAGGGTGCCGACCCCGAGCCCGCCGCCGAAGAGCGCGAGCACCAGCAGCCACCCGAGCCACGGGCGGCGCGAAAGCAGGGAGAAGAAGGCCATAGCGGTCCTGAAGGCTACCGATCGCGGGGGCCCGGCGCCACGCCGACCGGCCCGGTTATCTTGGGACCATGTCCGCGAATCCAGCCCCCCTCGAAGAACTCGCCTGGCGCGAGCTCCTGTTTCAGCACACCGACGGTCTGCCGGCGGCGTTCCAGAGTGGTACCGTGACCGGCTACTGCGGGTTCGACCCCACGGCGTCGAGCCTGCACGTCGGCAACCTCGTCCCCGTGATGGGGCTGGTACACCTGCAGCGTGCCGGCCACCGTCCCATCGCGCTCGTAGGCGGCGGCACGGGGATGATCGGCGATCCGAGCGGGCGCAGCAGCGAGCGGAACCTCCAGGATCTCGACACGATTCGCGCCAACGCCGAGGCCATTCGCGGGCAGCTGGCCAAGTTCCTCGACTTCGAGGGCCCCAGGGGCGCGAAGCTGATGAACAATGCCGACTGGCTGATGCCGCTGTCGCTGCTCGATTTCCTGCGCGACACCGGCAAGCATTTCTCCATCAACTACATGCTGGCCAAGGACTCGGTGAAGAGCCGCCTCGAGGGCGGTATCTCCTTCACGGAGTTCTCCTACATGCTGCTCCAGAGCTACGACTTCCTCGAACTGCACAAGCGCGAGGGGGTCACGCTGCAGATCGGTGGCAGCGACCAGTGGGGGAACATCACCGCCGGCCTCGAGCTCATCCGCAAAACGACGGGCGGGGAGGCGCACGCGCTCACCTTCCCGCTCATCACCAACGCCGACGGCACTAAGTTCGGCAAGAGCACGGGTGGCGGCTCGGTGTGGCTCGACCCGGCGCGCACGTCGCCGTACAAGTTCTACCAGTTCTGGATCGGCGCCGACGACCGCGATGTGTCGCGCTACCTCCGCTACTTCTCGCTCCTCTCACGCGAGGAGATCGAAGCGCTCGACGAGGCCGTACGGACGGCGCCCGAGAAGCGCGCTGCTCAGCGCGCCCTCGCGACCGACGTCACCGCCCGCGTGCACGGCGCCGATGCCGCCCGCGTGGCGCAGGAAGTCTCGGCGCTGCTCTTCGAAAAGGCCGATCCCGCCGCGCTCTCCGACGGAGCGCTCGCGGCCCTGCGCGAGGAGATTCCGTTCGCCACCTACGCCCCGCCTGCCGAGAACCCGCCGGCGAGTGGCGTGGACATCT
Protein-coding sequences here:
- the tyrS gene encoding tyrosine--tRNA ligase, with the protein product MSANPAPLEELAWRELLFQHTDGLPAAFQSGTVTGYCGFDPTASSLHVGNLVPVMGLVHLQRAGHRPIALVGGGTGMIGDPSGRSSERNLQDLDTIRANAEAIRGQLAKFLDFEGPRGAKLMNNADWLMPLSLLDFLRDTGKHFSINYMLAKDSVKSRLEGGISFTEFSYMLLQSYDFLELHKREGVTLQIGGSDQWGNITAGLELIRKTTGGEAHALTFPLITNADGTKFGKSTGGGSVWLDPARTSPYKFYQFWIGADDRDVSRYLRYFSLLSREEIEALDEAVRTAPEKRAAQRALATDVTARVHGADAARVAQEVSALLFEKADPAALSDGALAALREEIPFATYAPPAENPPASGVDIYECLTLLGIAASRGAAKRLLEQGGIAVNGAKLTAADRVVGEERLLRGRHLLIRKGQREFGLVQVP